Genomic DNA from Ruminococcus sp. OA3:
GGAGATTCTGGGGGAAGTCAGGATGGATCAGGGACTGATCGCGGAAGATATGGATATTCACCCAAAGGCTCCCGGTATGAAATACAGACATTATGCGCCGAAGGGATCGCTTGTGATCGTAGAAGGCAGGCAGGAAAATGTGACGGCTGCAATCCAGAAAATGGCGGATGAAAAAATCGGCCAGGGATACTGTGTTGGCATCATCGGTACGGATGAGACGGTTGACGCCTATAAATCAGGAGTTGTCAAGAGCATCGGGGCACGCGAAGATGAAGCCGGGATCGCGCGGCATCTTTACCGGGTGCTGCGGGAATTTGATGACAGCGAAGTTGCATATATTTATTCGGAGTCTTTCCACACTCCTAAAATGGGACAGGCTATCATGAACCGTCTGCTGAAGGCGGCAGGACACCAGATTATAGAGGTTTGAGGAGCACCACAGTGAAGTATTATAACAAACTGATCTTCGTAGATGAAGATGATAACAGCAGAGCACCGATGGCAAAGATCATTATGAAAAGCAAATTCCTTCTCGGACCGCTGGATATTGAATCCAGAGGTCTCGTTGTGCTGTTTCCGGAACCGATGAATCAGAAGGCGGAGGCGGTGCTGATCAGCAACGGCTACAGTGTGACGACCCATGAGGCCAGACAGCTGCAGCAGGAAGATCTGGGGGAAGATGTTCTGGTACTTACGATGGAGGATGCACAGAAGGAAAAAATCTGGGAAAACTATGAGCATGCACATCACGTTTATACGCTGACTGAATATATCAGCCTGCGGGGTGAACTCCCTCCTCTTTACGGGGAACCGTTAAAGGAATACGGAAAATGTTATGAGACGCTGGAAGCTCTGATCGGAGGCATCGTAATCCGCCTTAACGAAGAGGAACAGCAGGAGCAATAGGAGAGGAAACATAATGGGGACAAAAAGAGAAGACTATATAACCTGGGATGAATATTTTATGGGTGTTGCAATCTTATCCGGAATGAGGTCAAAAGATCCCAACACACAGGTTGGAGCCTGTATCGTAAGCGCAGATAATAAAATCCTGTCGATGGGATATAACGGTTTTCCCACCGGATGTTCGGACGATGAATTTCCGTGGACAAGGGAGGGAGCACCGCTTGATAACAAATATTTTTATAGCACGCACAGCGAGCTGAATGCGATTCTGAATTATCGCGGCGGCAGTCTGGAGGGGTCAAAGCTTTACGTCTCACTGTTTCCGTGCAACGAGTGTGCGAAGGCTATCATTCAGGCAGGTATCAAGACGATTATCTATGACTGTGATAAATATTCGGGTTCAGATTCCGTTGTTGCTTCCAAGAGAATGCTGGACGCTGCGGGGGTGCGTTATTATCAATACAACAGGACAAACCGGGAAATCACATTCCGTGTTTAAAATATATTCAGGTAAAAAGGAGAAATTATGGCTAAGGAAAAGAAACTGGTTGAAGCGAT
This window encodes:
- a CDS encoding phosphotyrosine protein phosphatase; the protein is MKYYNKLIFVDEDDNSRAPMAKIIMKSKFLLGPLDIESRGLVVLFPEPMNQKAEAVLISNGYSVTTHEARQLQQEDLGEDVLVLTMEDAQKEKIWENYEHAHHVYTLTEYISLRGELPPLYGEPLKEYGKCYETLEALIGGIVIRLNEEEQQEQ
- a CDS encoding dCMP deaminase family protein encodes the protein MGTKREDYITWDEYFMGVAILSGMRSKDPNTQVGACIVSADNKILSMGYNGFPTGCSDDEFPWTREGAPLDNKYFYSTHSELNAILNYRGGSLEGSKLYVSLFPCNECAKAIIQAGIKTIIYDCDKYSGSDSVVASKRMLDAAGVRYYQYNRTNREITFRV